In Vibrio chagasii, the sequence TACTTCCAACCTGGGATCCACGTTTGATTGTCGGTGAGGTCGCGCCAATTTATCGCTTCTTCTCGTTTCGTCATCACCGCTTCGATCAAACAGCGCACTACTTCTCCTTCGTCAAACTCTACCTCCGTAACCATAAAGTGCTTTTCCTTTTTCACCGGGCTAACGGCCGTCCACTTACTACGAAATAGTTTCTTGGGGTTGATACGGTTCATGAGCACCTCTCTCGCTTTAGTGTCGTTGATTATTCTTAGTTGTTTGAGCAGCAGAGAGTAATAGTCTCTTGCACGCAAAAAAGATCAAAAAAAGCCAGCGTATCTCGCTGGCTTTGGTTTGATTATGGCTTTCGCGCTAGTCGTTAACCGTTTTTAGGCGGCACAAATGCGGTTAGTTCAAGGGCTGGACCTGTGTATTTCTCAATCTTCACAAGTGCAGAGTTCGCGGCACAGCCGTTTGCCAAGCGTGAAGTTGGGATATCCAATGTCAGGACGTTACAGCCACCGTTCTTACAAAGACCAGTTTCTTTGTCTAGGTCAGGCCAACCACCTTCATGGATACATACTGCGCCTTGCTTGATGCCATCCGTCACCAATGCACCCACCAAGACTTGTCCACGCTCGTTGTATGCACGAACAAGGTCACCCGTTTTAATGCCACGAGCCTTCGCATCTTCTACGTTAATAGAGATAGGCTCACGATTTCCAATTGCGTATTCTTCACGAATCTTCGCGTAGTTGAACTGGCTATGCAGACGGTGCGCAGCGTGCGCAGTCATCAATTGAAGTTCATCACCTTTCGCTTTACCAAAGAACTCTGTTGGCTCAATCCATGTTGGGTGAGCAGGACAATCGGCAAGCTTGTAGCCTTCGATCGTTTTAGAGAAGATCTCGATCTTACCACTTGGTGTGCCTAGTGGGTTCATCACTGGATCTTTGCGGAAATCAGCATGACGAACAAATTGTGCAGCCTTCTTGTTGAACTTCATTTCAATTAGCTGGTTGTCATCCCAGAACTTACCAAACTTCGGCATACGAACACGTGCTTTCTTACCTGCCTTCTGAGCTTCATCGTAGAAGCCTTTCAGCCACGCCATCTCATCTTTGCCTTCGGTAAACACATCACGGCCGCCAGCTTTGATCAATTCAGACATATCCGCAAAAACATCAAAGTCATTGCGTGCTTCGCCTTGTGGTTCAACAACTTGCTTCATCGGCACTAGGTGCTGGTTACTGTAGTCACCTGTCATTGTCATATCGTTACGTTCAAATGACGTGGTAATTGGCAATACAACATCGGCGTGCTTCGCAGCGGCTG encodes:
- a CDS encoding TIGR02450 family Trp-rich protein, whose translation is MNRINPKKLFRSKWTAVSPVKKEKHFMVTEVEFDEGEVVRCLIEAVMTKREEAINWRDLTDNQTWIPGWK